A genomic window from Aquitalea aquatilis includes:
- the hflK gene encoding FtsH protease activity modulator HflK: MSQNDPNRGRQGSDGPPDLDEIFRNLNQRLARLLGAKPSGEQPSPEPRAAFKGGAIAVVGVLAALWLGSGFYVVDAKEQGVVLRMGSFSRVTDPGLQWHAPYPFEKVEIVNLTELRSVEVGYRSNAKNKVPEESLMLTADQNIIDVQLSVQFDVKDPKAFLFNNAAADRNANDIVKQATETAIREVVGRNNVDFVLNEGRAQIAAESQKVIQDILDRYALGVRIAKVNINAVQPPEQVLAAFDDAVKAGQDKDKLRNEGLAYANDVVPKAKGMAARLEQEAEAYQQKVVSQAEGDASRFKQVLSEYNKAPKVMRDRLYLDMMQQVMSATSKVIVDQKNGNSLLYLPLDKLTQAASPAAPTTAAPAATTPAPAAAPATAPARSNKSGRDFGRSRDILGGEH, encoded by the coding sequence ATGTCGCAGAATGATCCAAATCGGGGACGTCAGGGCAGTGACGGTCCGCCGGACCTTGACGAAATTTTCCGTAATCTCAATCAGCGCCTCGCCCGTCTGCTGGGGGCCAAGCCATCGGGCGAACAGCCAAGCCCCGAGCCGCGTGCCGCCTTCAAGGGTGGTGCCATCGCCGTTGTCGGCGTGCTGGCAGCGCTATGGCTGGGTAGCGGTTTTTATGTGGTGGATGCCAAGGAGCAGGGCGTGGTGTTGCGCATGGGCAGTTTCAGCCGCGTGACCGACCCCGGCTTGCAATGGCATGCACCTTACCCCTTTGAAAAGGTGGAAATCGTCAACCTGACCGAGCTGCGCAGCGTGGAAGTGGGCTATCGCAGCAATGCCAAGAACAAGGTGCCGGAAGAGTCGCTGATGCTCACGGCTGATCAGAACATCATCGATGTGCAATTGTCAGTGCAGTTCGACGTGAAGGACCCCAAGGCCTTTCTGTTCAACAATGCCGCCGCTGATCGCAATGCCAACGATATCGTGAAGCAGGCAACCGAAACCGCCATCCGCGAAGTTGTCGGTCGCAACAATGTGGATTTCGTCCTCAATGAAGGTCGTGCGCAAATAGCGGCTGAATCACAGAAAGTCATTCAGGACATCCTGGACCGCTACGCGCTGGGTGTGCGTATTGCCAAGGTCAACATCAATGCCGTGCAACCGCCCGAGCAGGTCCTGGCGGCATTCGACGACGCCGTGAAGGCTGGTCAGGACAAGGACAAGCTGCGTAATGAAGGCCTGGCTTACGCCAATGATGTCGTGCCCAAGGCCAAGGGTATGGCCGCCCGCCTTGAGCAGGAGGCCGAAGCCTATCAGCAAAAAGTGGTGTCGCAAGCGGAAGGGGATGCCTCCCGTTTCAAGCAAGTGTTGTCTGAATACAACAAGGCTCCCAAGGTCATGCGTGACCGTCTCTATCTGGACATGATGCAACAAGTGATGAGTGCCACCAGCAAGGTGATTGTTGACCAGAAAAACGGCAACAGCCTGCTTTACCTCCCGCTGGACAAGCTGACCCAGGCGGCAAGCCCTGCAGCGCCAACCACGGCAGCACCCGCTGCCACCACGCCGGCACCGGCAGCTGCGCCGGCAACTGCACCTGCACGGAGCAACAAGAGTGGTCGGGATTTCGGCCGTAGTCGCGACATTCTGGGTGGGGAGCACTGA